One Megalopta genalis isolate 19385.01 chromosome 5, iyMegGena1_principal, whole genome shotgun sequence DNA window includes the following coding sequences:
- the LOC143259439 gene encoding uncharacterized protein LOC143259439, with translation MTTAIVEVAGRDQPSIPCRALVDTCANANFITEEFVAKLQLPVTKSAATIENGHKQDCENHHQIPSVELQAGFDVFHNPTHCVVPNIQLADPHFYRPAPVDMLIGSGPALASLSIGQINLSARGNPDLVLQKTQLGWIIGGSSPARKPQTTRKTFLTKLSFDLRRLWELEEGPSERHLSSEEKRCEDHFTQHLQRNETGRYVVALPFNGRESMLDGVFDRHVLAFGHLTQVGTDEPQSPGFYLPHHAVVKSSSATTKVRVVFDGSSKLSSGLSQNDALLIGPTIQGNMWLLLLRFRMHVYELTGDIEKMYRQFLVRPEDRKYQRILWRNAQHEITTYELNTVTFRLSAAPFLAIRCIHQLANDEESKFPAASRTLKRDLYVDDLLTGADTLEKAQTVRNQVINLLAKGGLNIRQWRSNEPRLLTDLSAQQVHPKVFGDATTVKTLGVV, from the exons ATGACCACGGCGATCGTCGAGGTCGCAGGTCGCGATCAACCCTCAATCCCATGTCGAGCATTGGTCGATACCTGCGCTAATGCGAATTTCATCACGGAGGAGTTCGTCGCGAAACTCCAGCTTCCCGTCACGAAATCGGCGGCAACCATCGAGAACGGTCACAAGCAAGATTGTGAAAACCACCATCAAATCCCGTCTGTCGAACTACAAGCGGGATTTGATGTTTTTCACAATCCCACGCATTGCGTGGTTC CCAACATCCAACTAGCTGATCCACACTTCTACCGTCCAGCGCCCGTAGACATGCTGATCGGAAGCGGTCCTGCCCTCGCATCACTCAGCATAGGGCAAATCAACTTGTCTGCACGTGGCAACCCGGATCTCGTCCTCCAGAAAACCCAACTGGGATGGATCATCGGGGGGAGCTCACCGGCAAGGAAACCCCAAACGACGCGGAAAACCTTCCTGACGAAGTTGAGTTTCGACCTCAGAAGATTGTGGGAACTGGAAGAGGGACCATCCGAACGGCACCTCTCGTCCGAGGAGAAACGATGCGAGGACCATTTCACTCAACATCTTCAGCGAAACGAAACAGGTCGGTACGTCGTAGCTCTGCCCTTCAACGGAAGGGAATCAATGCTCG ATGGAGTATTCGACCGGCATGTCCTGGCGTTCGGACATTTGACCCAGGTAGGAACCGATGAACCCCAGTCACCGGGTTTCTACCTGCCGCACCATGCGGTCGTAAAGTCATCGAGCGCGACCACAAAGGTCCGTGTTGTGTTCGACGGCTCCTCCAAATTGAGTAGCGGCCTATCACAAAACGACGCGCTGCTGATAGGACCCACGATACAGGGCAACATGTGGCTGCTACTCCTGCGATTTCGCATGCACGTGTATGAGCTGACTGGCGACATCGAGAAAATGTATCGCCAGTTCCTCGTTCGGCCAGAGGATCGCAAGTACCAACGGATCCTGTGGAGAAACGCACAACACGAGATCACCACGTATGAGCTGAATACTGTCACGTTCAGGCTATCCGCAGCTCCATTTCTAGCAATTCGGTGCATACACCAGCTAGCGAACGACGAAGAGTCCAAATTTCCAGCAGCTTCAAGAACGTTGAAGAGGGACTTGTACGTCGACGATTTGCTGACTGGTGCCGATACATTGGAGAAAGCTCAGACCGTACGCAATCAGGTCATTAACTTGTTGGCGAAGGGAGGACTCAACATACGTCAATGGAGGTCAAACGAACCCAGGCTTTTGACCGACCTCTCAGCCCAACAAGTACATCCCAAGGTCTTCGGCGACGCGACCACCGTCAAGACCCTCGGTGTCGTATAG
- the LOC143259438 gene encoding uncharacterized protein LOC143259438 — translation MIQQLWQLKVDWDESLPVGIHTEWSTFAEDLVHLNHLSFRRNVTQSGHRKIELHGFCDASERAYRACIYVRSISTSGRIRVHLLCAKSRVAPLKTVPLARLELYGASLLATLMTSVQGALGTDPAAITFWTDSTIVLNWLHKEPSCLKTFVANRVADVQGKTDINAWRHVRSHDNPADLLSRGQAPAQFSENQHWRHGPTWLSTRKSTWPETIFEIREDVPERKRLTCFTATINSEEILNRFSCLSRLKHVIAYCLRFKNPRAFRGPLTIEEIQSATIRILQLAQATAFSLDLRSLRSGTELHKNSKLSYNQRHPILLPKSHHVTELIIRQAYLENHHAGITTTLYAVRQAYWHIDGRNATRKIVRRCVKCFRVDPPATACGMGNLPAARVTEDRPFSNCGVDFCGPFYIKERRHRNRTRLKVFVAVFICFSTKAIHLEVVSDMTTEAFIGALRRFISRRGICKNIYSDNGTNFVGANNMLSEIHEILHNGENKIRHFLTEKQISWHFIPTLSPNFGVLREAAVKCFKHHVKRVVGEELFSFEQFNTFVIEVEAILNSRPLTPLSSDPNDPIALTPGHFLIGDSLTSFPEIDFRKTPSNRLYNWQHIQKVKQDFWSRWYKEYINQLNVRQRWTKGSPNITEGTIVVLKEDNLPPL, via the coding sequence ATGATCCAGCAGTTATGGCAACTGAAGGTCGATTGGGATGAATCCCTTCCAGTTGGAATACACACCGAATGGTCAACCTTCGCAGAGGATCTAGTTCACCTCAACCACCTGTCATTCCGGAGAAACGTCACCCAATCTGGTCATCGCAAGATCGAGCTTCACGGATTTTGTGATGCCAGCGAGCGAGCGTATAGAGCATGTATCTACGTTCGATCCATCAGCACCAGCGGCAGGATACGGGTACATCTTCTCTGCGCAAAGTCTCGAGTGGCACCACTGAAGACCGTTCCGCTCGCACGACTGGAGCTTTACGGGGCTTCTCTGCTGGCTACTTTGATGACCTCGGTTCAAGGGGCACTCGGCACCGATCCCGCAGCCATCACCTTCTGGACCGATTCCACCATAGTTTTGAATTGGCTCCACAAGGAACCCAGCTGTCTCAAAACATTCGTTGCGAATCGCGTAGCGGATGTTCAGGGTAAAACCGACATAAACGCGTGGCGACACGTACGTTCCCACGACAACCCGGCGGATCTGCTATCCCGGGGACAAGCACCAGCGCAGTTCAGCGAGAACCAACACTGGCGCCACGGACCCACCTGGCTTTCAACACGCAAATCAACGTGGCCTGAAACAATATTCGAGATCCGGGAAGATGTACCGGAGAGAAAacgactcacttgtttcaccgcGACCATAAACAGTGAGGAAATTTTGAACCGATTCTCCTGTCTTTCCAGGTTAAAACATGTCATCGCGTATTGCCTACGGTTCAAGAATCCACGAGCATTCAGAGGACCTCTCACCATCGAAGAGATCCAATCGGCCACCATCCGCATCCTACAACTGGCACAGGCAACAGCGTTTTCATTGGATCTTCGTTCATTGAGATCCGGCACTGAGCTTCACAAGAATAGCAAGCTGTCTTACAATCAGCGACATCCGATCCTCTTACCGAAGAGTCATCATGTGACCGAGCTCATCATCCGCCAGGCCTACCTTGAGAACCACCACGCAGGGATTACGACTACCCTGTACGCCGTCCGGCAGGCCTATTGGCACATCGACGGCAGAAACGCAACGCGGAAGATCGTGAGGCGGTGCGTCAAGTGCTTCCGTGTGGACCCACCTGCTACAGCCTGCGGTATGGGAAACCTACCTGCCGCACGAGTGACCGAGGACCGCCCGTTTTCCAATTGCGGCGTGGACTTTTGTGGTCCCTTTTATATAAAGGAGCGACGACATCGCAATCGCACTCGACTCAAGGTGTTCGTTGCCgtcttcatttgtttctcaacgaAGGCAATACACCTTGAAGTCGTAAGCGACATGACCACCGAGGCATTCATCGGGGCTTTGCGACGATTCATTTCGCGGAGGGGGATCTGTAAAAACATCTATTCGGACAACGGCACCAATTTCGTTGGTGCGAACAACATGTTGTCCGAGATACACGAGATCTTGCACAATGGGGAGAACAAAATCCGCCACTTCCTAACGGAGAAGCAAATCTCGTGGCACTTCATACCGACGCTGTCTCCGAATTTTGGCGTCCTTAGGGAAGCCGCCGTCAAATGCTTCAAACACCATGTGAAGCGCGTGGTAGGAGAAGAACTGTTCTCATTTGAGCAGTTCAACACCTTCGTAATAGAGGTCGAAGCCATCCTCAATTCCAGACCCTTGACTCCTCTATCTTCCGACCCGAACGATCCCATCGCACTCACTCCTGGCCACTTCTTGATTGGTGATTCCTTGACGAGTTTTCCTGAGATCGATTTCAGAAAAACGCCCAGCAACCGACTGTACAATTGGCAACATATCCAAAAGGTCAAACAAGACTTTTGGTCCCGCTGGTACAAGGAGTACATCAACCAACTCAACGTTCGCCAAAGGTGGACCAAGGGGTCGCCCAACATCACCGAGGGCACCATCGTCGTCCTGAAGGAGGATAATCTTCCACCACTGTAG